From a region of the Micropterus dolomieu isolate WLL.071019.BEF.003 ecotype Adirondacks linkage group LG21, ASM2129224v1, whole genome shotgun sequence genome:
- the znrf3 gene encoding E3 ubiquitin-protein ligase znrf3 isoform X3: MNIVNKQKVARARIQHRPPRQPTEYFDMGIFLAFFVVVSLVCLILLIKIKLKQRRSQSSMNRMAIQALEKMETRKFKAKGKGLRESSCGTSDSLSSSSTSDCAICLEKYIDGEELRVIPCAHRFHKKCVDPWLLQHHTCPHCRHNIIEQKKGNPGPACMDPGNPVHGRQRVVLPVHYPGRVHRAGQVTAYPTRTSMDPHGNPITVLTVDQHSDPQGLYPPQSTSAFLRSYHPTLHLDHSLNPHHCGLEHRGPPAYPAQPHHAAFKRPKFHGRNFSRAACFSQYETMYQHYYFQGLTFPQQPEGGQGAAMAGQLGGGAHKGHHSRAFQQGLLYPTVVHMAPASSSRIGDTGSTSGLSCYHGHRSVCSGYLADCPGSDSSSSSSGQCHCSSSDSMLDCTEVSNQGVYGSCSTFRSSLSSDYDPYVYRSKSPCRGSTGEAGAAACTTVPAEDSSSTAPLGHDCLQLPPGASGYNSGDHLSNCSLEPNYSSRSSLEPRENSNTSTTSAGAPEATGADRGKGEQEESGELGAAACSCCFEVLPPNVECKGQDSDQAGPLATGHFHRGVDFQNSKNYFAPEHMCPSSEQVSYEGLPCCFYKEMKVHRATAGRYTEDYAVNVQYAHADSDACSGQGCCELNQRIPIIPEDTDYELGTGAETQSSLLPISVTVEAEVRTGERHEHREGYFTSGQFRGQPYPQEEETRALFQPQLSAGRTALGSSTSTNEGGLGV; encoded by the exons AGCTCCATGAATAGAATGGCCATCCAAGCCTTGGAAAAGATGGAGACAAGAAAGTTCAAGGCCAAAGGAAAGGGCCTGCGCGAGAGCAGCTGTGGAACCTCCGATTCACTGAGCAGCAGCTCCACCTCGGACTGCGCCATCTGTCTGGAGAAGTACATTGATGGGGAG GAGCTGCGGGTTATCCCCTGTGCTCACAGATTTCATAAGAAATGCGTCGACCCCTGGCTGCTCCAGCATCACACCTGTCCCCACTGTCGACACAACATCATTG AGCAAAAGAAGGGAAATCCAGGACCAGCATGCATGGACCCTGGCAACCCAGTCCACGGCCGGCAGCGGGTGGTGCTGCCAGTCCATTATCCGGGTAGGGTGCACCGTGCTGGCCAGGTGACAGCCTACCCAACCAGAACCAGCATGGACCCCCACGGTAACCCAATCACCGTGCTCACTGTGGACCAGCACTCCGATCCTCAAGGTCTCTACCCACCCCAATCAACATCTGCCTTTCTCCGGAGCTACCACCCCACCCTTCATCTGGACCACTCACTCAACCCCCACCACTGTGGACTAGAGCACAGAGGACCCCCCGCCTACCCAGCACAGCCACATCATGCTGCTTTTAAACGACCAAAGTTCCATGGTCGCAACTTTTCGAGAGCGGCCTGCTTCTCGCAGTACGAAACTATGTACCAGCACTACTATTTTCAGGGGTTGACTTTTCCTCAACAGCCCGAGGGCGGCCAAGGGGCCGCTATGGCAGGGCAGCTTGGTGGAGGGGCCCACAAAGGCCACCACAGCAGGGCCTTTCAGCAGGGGCTGTTATACCCCACAGTCGTACACATGGCACCTGCCTCTTCTTCAAGGATAGGTGATACAGGCAGCACTTCTGGCCTTAGCTGTTATCATGGCCACCGCTCAGTGTGCAGTGGTTACCTTGCTGACTGCCCTGGtagtgacagcagcagcagcagctcaggcCAGTGCCACTGTTCCTCCAGTGACTCCATGTTGGACTGTACTGAGGTCAGCAACCAAGGGGTGTACGGTAGCTGCTCTACTTTCCGCAGCTCGCTGAGCAGCGACTATGATCCGTACGTCTACCGCAGCAAGAGTCCATGTAGGGGCTCCACAGGTGAAGCAGGGGCTGCGGCTTGCACCACAGTTCCTGCCGAGGACTCATCATCCACTGCTCCCCTGGGACATGACTGCCTCCAGCTCCCTCCTGGAGCTTCGGGGTATAACTCGGGTGACCACCTCTCCAACTGTAGTTTGGAGCCCAACTACAGCAGTCGCTCATCACTGGAACCCAGGGAGAACAGCAACACTAGCACTACCTCAGCCGGGGCTCCAGAGGCTACCGGAGCAGACAGGGGAAAAGGGGAGCAGGAGGAGTCGGGGGAGCTTGGGGCTGCAGCCTGTAGTTGCTGCTTTGAGGTGCTTCCTCCAAATGTGGAGTGCAAAGGGCAAGACTCGGACCAAGCTGGGCCTCTGGCTACAGGACACTTTCACAGGGGAGTGGACTTTCAGAACTCCAAGAACTACTTTGCTCCTGAGCACATGTGCCCTTCCTCAGAGCAGGTGAGCTACGAAGGGCTGCCCTGCTGCTTCTACAAAGAGATGAAGGTCCACAGGGCCACAGCAGGGCGTTACACCGAGGACTACGCTGTCAATGTGCAGTATGCCCATGCAGACTCCGATGCCTGCTCTGGACAGGGCTGCTGCGAACTCAACCAGAGAATACCCATAATTCCTGAGGACACAGATTATGAATTGGGAACAGGGGCAGAGACCCAGAGCAGTTTATTGCCCATCAGTGTCACAGTGGAGGCAGAGGTGCGGACAGGGGAGCGACATGAGCACAGGGAGGGGTACTTCACCTCGGGACAGTTTAGAGGTCAGCCATACCCTCAGGAGGAGGAGACTAGGGCTTTGTTCCAACCTCAGCTCTCTGCAGGTCGCACTGCACTGGGAAGCAGTACTTCAACAAATGAGGGAGGTCTGGGTGTATGA